One part of the Mesorhizobium sp. M4B.F.Ca.ET.058.02.1.1 genome encodes these proteins:
- a CDS encoding sugar ABC transporter permease codes for MASSRPKVYSALVTPAIAFLCLATVVPIAAVIALSFGDFNIAFPEKTRFIRLYNYARILSDGRFINAALVTFILVVVPVVLQLLCGLALAIALKENLVGTRWMRASFLLPSIIPPAVGGIVWKLFLIPGVGGLSYLASLFGHNFEADLLGSKTSALISVIIVSIWFGVPIVALLLLSSLDSIPDEIYEAANLDGASWAQAQWHISIPLVLPAMGAVAVFQALEILGIFPVIFVLTGGGPAGATEPLNFYAFLTAFTYLDLDYSAAILVAFTTTIVGVCFWSIRQISATRVGR; via the coding sequence ATGGCATCTTCCCGGCCTAAAGTGTATTCGGCGCTCGTTACACCCGCGATCGCGTTCCTATGTCTTGCGACAGTCGTGCCGATTGCAGCTGTCATTGCCCTCTCGTTCGGTGACTTCAACATAGCCTTCCCGGAAAAGACGCGCTTTATCCGGCTTTACAATTACGCGCGGATCTTGTCCGACGGTCGGTTTATCAACGCCGCGCTGGTTACGTTCATTTTGGTCGTCGTCCCCGTCGTCCTCCAATTACTGTGTGGATTAGCGTTGGCAATAGCGCTTAAGGAAAATCTCGTTGGCACACGGTGGATGCGAGCATCTTTCCTGCTTCCGTCAATAATTCCGCCAGCGGTAGGCGGAATTGTGTGGAAGCTGTTCCTCATTCCTGGTGTGGGCGGCTTGTCTTATCTCGCAAGCTTGTTCGGTCACAATTTCGAAGCTGACTTACTTGGAAGCAAAACGTCAGCGCTTATCTCCGTGATCATCGTATCGATTTGGTTTGGCGTTCCCATAGTTGCTTTGCTGCTTCTCTCGTCTTTGGACTCGATCCCAGACGAGATTTATGAGGCGGCAAACCTCGACGGAGCAAGTTGGGCCCAGGCGCAATGGCATATTTCCATACCGCTCGTCTTACCTGCGATGGGAGCCGTCGCCGTGTTTCAAGCCTTAGAGATCCTTGGGATTTTCCCCGTGATCTTCGTGTTGACAGGTGGCGGGCCGGCTGGGGCGACTGAACCCCTAAACTTCTACGCTTTCCTGACCGCATTTACATATCTCGATCTCGATTATTCCGCCGCAATTCTCGTGGCATTCACAACAACGATCGTCGGCGTGTGTTTTTGGTCTATTCGCCAAATCTCGGCCACTCGCGTTGGGAGGTAA
- a CDS encoding carbohydrate ABC transporter permease, protein MRRDLGRHIYGYLISAAFALFLFSPILWTLSTSLKQPTEMFQWPPVIVGEPSAQHYTAIIADKDFSSALINSIVVSCSTIILTMALSIPAAFGISHLQKTAMRRLLTLVLALRAAPAMIYIIPYFLFFRQVHLVDTKIALIIVNTMFAVPLAIWYLSAFFDQVPREIEEAAMIDGASTLQTMTLISIPIAKYGILATAILIFIGSWNEFLFALTLTRDDAKTAAVAILNFMPFEGTDWGKAAAACVLMLVPIVVFVPFVKKYVAGPTTTGSVKG, encoded by the coding sequence ATGCGTCGGGACCTCGGACGTCACATCTACGGATACCTTATCTCCGCTGCCTTTGCGCTATTCCTGTTCTCGCCGATATTGTGGACCCTATCGACATCTCTCAAACAGCCGACCGAGATGTTTCAATGGCCGCCCGTGATCGTGGGGGAGCCATCCGCTCAGCACTATACCGCGATAATCGCTGACAAGGACTTCTCTTCCGCGCTCATCAATTCAATTGTGGTCTCATGCAGCACCATCATATTGACCATGGCGCTTTCGATCCCGGCAGCCTTTGGCATCTCTCATTTGCAGAAAACTGCGATGCGAAGGCTATTGACGCTGGTGTTGGCACTCCGGGCGGCGCCAGCGATGATCTACATCATCCCCTACTTTCTCTTTTTTCGCCAAGTACACCTCGTCGACACGAAGATTGCGCTGATCATCGTCAACACAATGTTCGCGGTTCCGCTTGCGATCTGGTATTTGTCAGCGTTTTTTGACCAAGTGCCGCGTGAAATCGAAGAAGCCGCGATGATAGACGGCGCGTCAACGCTGCAGACGATGACGCTCATCTCGATACCCATCGCCAAATATGGTATCCTGGCAACAGCAATACTGATATTCATTGGTTCGTGGAACGAGTTTCTTTTCGCGCTGACATTGACACGCGATGACGCAAAAACCGCAGCCGTCGCAATACTGAATTTCATGCCATTTGAGGGGACCGATTGGGGCAAGGCGGCAGCCGCATGCGTGCTTATGCTGGTCCCGATCGTGGTTTTCGTGCCGTTCGTAAAGAAATACGTCGCCGGCCCAACAACGACCGGTTCCGTGAAAGGGTAA
- a CDS encoding sugar ABC transporter substrate-binding protein: MRYLGILAVAFGVAVGGGATAQQRYDGAKIKVLSTNSAYDLELKKFAHEFTEKTGAEVQFDLFGYAPTVQKVSVALLTRSDSYDVVYLGSEEFGRYASGDILEPLDNYIDMKSADVQDFIAPVLRLYNKDGKQLAFPHFAATQLLYYRADLFEKAGIKQPPQTWEEFRNDCDLLRKADIQCTALRGQPDTGENIWFWGQVLYGFGGKYFADEPADLTPTVNSPAAVEALKWYTDVMTNFTVPGSISATFDDVVIAMQQGRIAMTVEGAPTAGRILDPKLSKVVGKLGFALPPGGVSGRFPPFAGQAYVIPAASENKAAAAAFLQWATSKDLMKRISLDSTFVAITRTSLWDDPEIRAKHDYDYGHGSFAATYAETLRGAPEWYYPRIPEFKEIGDRLGRALQEAVVRSKSPEAALDDAQGDAVEIVKRAGYLK, translated from the coding sequence ATGAGGTATCTTGGAATTCTTGCCGTTGCGTTCGGTGTTGCCGTCGGCGGGGGAGCGACGGCTCAACAGCGCTATGACGGCGCGAAAATAAAGGTCCTATCGACAAACTCGGCATACGATTTGGAGCTCAAAAAATTCGCGCACGAATTCACAGAGAAGACTGGCGCTGAAGTGCAGTTTGATCTCTTCGGTTATGCGCCGACCGTTCAAAAAGTGTCGGTCGCGCTCCTAACGCGTTCAGATAGTTACGACGTGGTATACTTAGGGAGCGAGGAGTTCGGGCGATACGCATCTGGCGATATCCTGGAGCCGCTCGATAATTACATAGACATGAAGAGTGCGGACGTACAGGATTTCATCGCTCCCGTGCTGCGCCTCTACAATAAGGACGGCAAACAGCTGGCATTTCCGCATTTCGCGGCGACACAGCTCCTGTATTATCGTGCCGACTTGTTCGAGAAAGCCGGAATCAAACAGCCACCGCAAACGTGGGAAGAGTTCCGTAATGATTGTGATCTGCTGAGAAAGGCAGACATTCAGTGCACGGCGCTACGGGGTCAACCGGATACTGGCGAGAATATATGGTTTTGGGGCCAGGTTCTTTATGGTTTTGGCGGTAAATATTTTGCGGACGAACCAGCGGATCTGACGCCCACGGTAAATTCGCCCGCTGCGGTGGAGGCGCTGAAATGGTACACGGATGTGATGACCAATTTCACTGTGCCTGGGAGCATCTCAGCAACCTTCGATGATGTTGTCATCGCGATGCAGCAGGGCCGCATTGCTATGACTGTCGAAGGCGCTCCCACCGCAGGTCGCATTCTCGATCCCAAGCTGTCGAAGGTCGTCGGCAAGCTTGGGTTTGCTTTGCCCCCTGGCGGCGTAAGTGGGAGGTTCCCGCCCTTTGCGGGACAGGCGTATGTCATTCCAGCTGCATCAGAAAACAAGGCAGCTGCAGCGGCCTTCCTTCAATGGGCGACGAGTAAAGATCTCATGAAGCGGATTTCGCTCGACAGCACCTTTGTCGCCATCACCAGGACATCGCTGTGGGACGATCCGGAAATCCGTGCGAAACATGACTATGATTATGGCCATGGATCGTTTGCGGCAACGTATGCAGAAACGCTTCGCGGGGCGCCCGAGTGGTATTATCCTCGCATTCCAGAATTCAAGGAGATCGGCGATCGCCTTGGCCGTGCCCTGCAAGAAGCGGTTGTCAGGAGCAAGAGCCCAGAGGCTGCCTTGGACGATGCTCAAGGTGATGCGGTCGAAATCGTGAAGCGCGCTGGATACCTGAAATAG
- a CDS encoding sulfatase-like hydrolase/transferase: MPDPAFKPIDLEHQKKFERVDQQAKFAVDPWHAATDAGEAHNDELAGPTHEAPPTKFNIWEMRAAYHAEVAQVDDLVGRILDTLTETGQLDRTIIVFMSDHGDMMGDHGLLYKGCRFYEGVVHVPLVISVPGSPAQGSVSNALVELVDIAPTLLSLSGLEVPKAMQGLSLDQMLLGNTSLDCHKPYVVSEYHNSLRFRGSRGSRASMYYDGRHKLNVYHDVGIGELFDHKEDPNEHYDLWDSHHHRGLKYDLLGRSFSAMMLRSGSGPERIEDY; this comes from the coding sequence ATGCCTGATCCTGCGTTCAAGCCGATTGATCTCGAGCACCAGAAGAAATTTGAACGAGTCGATCAGCAAGCGAAATTCGCGGTGGATCCTTGGCACGCAGCAACAGACGCGGGTGAGGCGCACAACGACGAATTGGCAGGACCTACGCATGAAGCGCCACCAACGAAGTTCAATATTTGGGAGATGAGAGCGGCCTATCACGCCGAGGTGGCACAGGTGGACGATCTGGTCGGCCGGATACTAGACACTTTGACGGAAACCGGCCAGCTGGATCGCACGATCATCGTCTTCATGAGCGATCATGGTGATATGATGGGCGACCACGGCCTGCTCTACAAAGGCTGCCGGTTCTATGAGGGTGTGGTGCATGTCCCACTTGTGATTTCCGTGCCTGGCAGCCCAGCCCAAGGATCGGTGTCGAATGCACTTGTCGAGCTGGTCGATATTGCGCCCACATTGCTCTCGTTATCGGGGCTTGAGGTCCCAAAGGCCATGCAGGGGCTGTCACTCGACCAGATGCTGCTTGGGAACACTTCACTGGATTGCCATAAGCCATACGTTGTCAGTGAGTATCACAACTCCCTCAGGTTCCGCGGCAGCCGAGGGTCTCGCGCATCGATGTACTATGATGGACGTCACAAACTAAATGTATATCACGATGTTGGAATAGGAGAGCTGTTCGATCATAAAGAGGACCCCAATGAGCATTATGACCTATGGGATAGCCACCATCACAGGGGGTTGAAATACGACCTATTAGGCCGCAGCTTTTCCGCAATGATGCTTAGAAGTGGATCCGGCCCGGAGAGAATTGAGGACTATTGA
- a CDS encoding MurR/RpiR family transcriptional regulator: MSVNSPAMKAASHESILARLQDDIDRLPNALARIAKYILENPEKVLHQSVAELGEFAASGEASILRLCRQIGFSGFRDFKLALAAEIGRPGLPPTAAGTADSALQSLHDTMAQNLSIAHNNADSETLAKVAAALAASRRIDLYGAGMSGITAELLAYRLLRVGLTAFAFRNSNMAHEVASGLSPGCVAIGLSISGLTVDTVQFLKGARSAGALTVAITNRARSPLEKAADFTLQASGLQDHPIGGTLTSTIGKIFVIESLMLALGKAMDKPVAK, from the coding sequence ATGAGCGTCAACTCACCTGCAATGAAAGCGGCATCGCACGAGAGCATCTTGGCTCGCCTGCAGGACGACATCGATCGATTGCCCAATGCGCTCGCTCGCATTGCCAAATACATTCTGGAAAACCCGGAAAAGGTGCTGCACCAATCGGTCGCGGAGCTAGGTGAATTCGCGGCCAGTGGTGAAGCGAGCATATTGCGGCTTTGCCGGCAGATAGGCTTTTCCGGCTTCCGCGACTTCAAGCTGGCATTGGCGGCCGAGATTGGCCGCCCGGGACTGCCTCCTACTGCTGCTGGAACTGCGGATAGCGCTCTGCAATCCTTGCACGACACCATGGCGCAAAACCTCAGCATCGCACACAACAATGCCGATTCCGAAACTCTCGCGAAGGTCGCCGCCGCGCTTGCGGCAAGCAGACGGATCGACCTCTACGGCGCCGGAATGTCCGGTATAACGGCAGAACTGCTTGCCTATCGGCTTTTGCGTGTCGGGCTAACGGCCTTTGCGTTCAGGAATTCCAACATGGCTCACGAAGTCGCCAGCGGGCTTAGTCCCGGATGCGTTGCGATCGGCCTTTCGATCTCCGGCCTCACGGTTGACACCGTCCAGTTCCTCAAGGGCGCCCGTTCTGCGGGGGCACTGACCGTCGCCATCACCAACCGCGCCCGCAGCCCGCTCGAGAAAGCGGCTGACTTCACCCTGCAGGCCTCCGGCCTTCAAGACCACCCGATCGGCGGCACCCTAACATCGACGATCGGCAAGATCTTTGTGATCGAAAGCCTCATGCTGGCGCTCGGAAAGGCGATGGATAAACCGGTTGCCAAATGA
- a CDS encoding ABC transporter ATP-binding protein produces MAALDLHIDDIGKRFGAIDVLRGICLRVAAGEFVTLLGPSGCGKSTLLRIIAGLERADQGHVRAGGRGLDAVAPKDRDLAFVFQSYALYPHLSVHDNIAAPLVMRELSSLERLPVIGALLPGAIQRKRSIQERVRQTSGLLKLDALLERRPSALSGGQRQRVALGRAMVRKPKIFLMDEPLANLDAALRIHTRGEIARLHKEMETTTIFVTHDQAEAAALSDRVAVIFGGELRQVAAPADLYREPVDLDVARFLAQPFLNELAVAAPIGGALMIGGSRIIIRDALGSGLAGTLAFRPEHATLAEKDHPGALPVRVTRIEHAGIDAHVFVDAEAGAQFVARISAERARSLRDGDNLGLTIDAEQAWFFPSNGSRQRGDHSGAA; encoded by the coding sequence ATGGCAGCGTTAGACCTTCACATCGACGACATCGGCAAGCGGTTTGGCGCGATTGATGTCCTGCGCGGCATCTGTCTAAGGGTTGCTGCGGGGGAGTTTGTGACACTGCTGGGGCCGTCCGGGTGTGGTAAATCAACGCTTCTTCGGATCATCGCGGGGCTGGAGCGTGCCGACCAGGGCCATGTGCGTGCAGGCGGCAGGGGGCTGGACGCGGTGGCGCCGAAGGACCGCGACCTAGCCTTCGTGTTCCAGAGCTACGCCCTTTATCCGCATCTGAGCGTGCACGACAACATTGCTGCCCCGCTGGTCATGCGTGAGCTAAGCAGCTTGGAACGGCTTCCTGTGATTGGCGCGCTGCTGCCCGGAGCCATCCAACGCAAACGCTCGATCCAGGAGCGGGTCCGGCAGACATCAGGGCTTCTCAAGCTCGACGCGCTGCTCGAGCGTCGACCGTCGGCGCTGTCGGGCGGGCAGCGCCAGCGCGTGGCTTTGGGACGCGCCATGGTGCGCAAGCCGAAGATCTTCCTGATGGACGAACCCTTGGCAAACCTGGACGCAGCGCTGCGCATCCATACGCGTGGCGAGATCGCACGGCTTCACAAGGAAATGGAAACGACGACTATCTTCGTTACCCATGACCAGGCCGAGGCGGCAGCGCTTTCAGACCGCGTCGCAGTCATCTTTGGCGGCGAACTCCGTCAGGTCGCAGCCCCTGCCGATCTCTATCGCGAACCCGTCGATCTAGACGTAGCGCGCTTCCTGGCGCAGCCATTCCTGAACGAGCTGGCAGTGGCCGCACCTATAGGCGGCGCGCTCATGATCGGCGGCAGCAGGATCATCATTCGCGATGCGCTCGGATCCGGGCTGGCCGGAACGCTGGCCTTCCGCCCCGAGCATGCGACCCTGGCTGAGAAGGATCATCCAGGAGCCCTGCCGGTTCGCGTCACGCGCATTGAGCACGCAGGGATCGACGCTCACGTCTTTGTCGATGCCGAGGCCGGCGCTCAGTTCGTCGCCCGCATTTCCGCCGAGCGCGCGCGATCACTGCGTGACGGCGACAATCTGGGACTGACCATCGACGCTGAACAGGCATGGTTCTTTCCTTCCAACGGCTCGCGCCAGCGTGGCGATCACAGCGGGGCAGCCTGA
- a CDS encoding sugar ABC transporter permease yields MALANDIPLSSLAPNTAGSYRPARAQAQAGIILSVPATLLLVALVIGPAILVFFLSFTNASLGLAGIQFIGVANYTRMLTDPGFAQSLRNTALYVAVVVPTAIGWGLLVAVLIARSRFAVLYRTAYFLPVAASLVALATAWEAILHPSLGFANTLLQLLGASPVRFLSDPATAIYALAAIGVWQLVGFNMILFLAGLSTIPEELYEAATIDGADRGLKRFLLVTWPMLAPVTVFVTVMTIIRAFSVFETVAVLTQGGPMKSTSVVLYTFYEEGFRFFRVGYASAISVSFFVFVTFLSLVQMRVSERRARWKANGGQ; encoded by the coding sequence ATGGCCTTAGCCAACGACATTCCGCTCAGTTCCTTAGCTCCGAACACTGCAGGCAGCTACCGGCCGGCTCGGGCCCAGGCGCAAGCTGGCATAATTCTGTCCGTGCCGGCGACGCTGTTGCTTGTTGCCCTTGTAATCGGACCCGCCATTCTTGTCTTCTTTCTGTCCTTCACGAATGCGTCGCTCGGCTTGGCCGGAATCCAATTCATCGGGGTTGCTAATTATACGCGCATGTTGACCGACCCTGGCTTTGCTCAGAGTCTGCGCAACACCGCGCTCTATGTGGCTGTGGTCGTGCCGACGGCAATCGGGTGGGGGCTGCTCGTCGCCGTTTTGATCGCTAGATCACGGTTCGCAGTTCTCTATCGAACCGCTTACTTTCTGCCCGTGGCTGCAAGCTTGGTTGCTCTCGCGACCGCGTGGGAAGCAATCCTGCATCCAAGTCTGGGTTTTGCCAACACGCTGCTGCAGCTCCTGGGCGCATCGCCCGTCAGGTTCCTGTCCGACCCGGCGACGGCCATATATGCGCTCGCGGCGATCGGCGTCTGGCAGTTGGTTGGCTTCAACATGATCCTTTTCCTGGCTGGCCTTTCGACCATTCCAGAGGAGCTCTACGAAGCTGCGACTATCGACGGGGCGGACAGGGGACTGAAGCGCTTCCTTCTGGTCACCTGGCCGATGCTGGCGCCAGTTACGGTGTTCGTCACCGTGATGACAATTATCCGCGCCTTTTCGGTTTTCGAAACGGTCGCGGTCCTCACACAGGGAGGGCCGATGAAATCTACCTCCGTCGTTCTTTACACTTTTTATGAAGAAGGTTTCCGCTTCTTCCGCGTCGGATATGCTTCTGCGATCTCCGTTTCCTTTTTTGTCTTCGTGACTTTCCTGTCGCTCGTCCAGATGCGCGTCTCCGAGCGTCGGGCGCGCTGGAAAGCAAATGGAGGCCAGTGA
- a CDS encoding carbohydrate ABC transporter permease codes for MILGQSSSSRIVSHAVLVTGAIIMVFPFLWMILASLTPQSEIFDGSLLPTPTLHGAIDNYGTALSAIPLLRFMANGFVVCLAILVLQIAIAIPCGYALAKLSFPGRPILLVGVLLGLLVPVQIPTIPIYIALAKSGLLDSYAALVLPWIISVFAIFLFRQFFVTFPDEVLDAARLDGFSELSIAWRIMLPAAWPAVVSFSIFSIVAHWNDLYWPMVVITNPDMMTASLGIAYFRQAGEGAGNVGALMAGGVLVTAPLVSFFLLMQKHFIRGLVLGRH; via the coding sequence ATGATCCTGGGGCAATCTTCCTCTTCCCGCATTGTCTCGCATGCTGTGCTTGTCACCGGCGCGATCATCATGGTCTTTCCGTTTCTGTGGATGATCCTTGCCTCGCTGACGCCACAGAGCGAGATCTTTGACGGCAGCCTGCTTCCAACGCCGACCCTTCACGGCGCAATCGACAATTACGGCACTGCGCTCTCGGCAATTCCGCTGCTTCGGTTCATGGCAAATGGCTTTGTCGTGTGTCTGGCAATTCTTGTGTTGCAGATCGCGATCGCCATCCCATGCGGCTATGCGCTGGCCAAGCTGTCCTTCCCGGGCCGCCCTATTCTGCTTGTCGGCGTCCTGCTCGGCCTTCTGGTGCCGGTGCAGATACCAACCATCCCGATCTACATAGCCCTCGCAAAATCCGGACTGCTCGACAGCTATGCCGCTCTGGTTCTGCCCTGGATCATTTCGGTGTTTGCCATCTTCCTGTTCCGGCAGTTCTTCGTGACCTTTCCCGATGAGGTGCTCGACGCGGCGCGGCTCGACGGTTTCAGCGAGCTATCGATCGCCTGGCGGATCATGCTGCCAGCAGCTTGGCCGGCCGTCGTCTCCTTCTCGATCTTCTCTATCGTGGCCCATTGGAACGATCTTTATTGGCCAATGGTGGTGATAACCAATCCCGACATGATGACGGCTTCGCTCGGCATTGCCTATTTCCGGCAGGCCGGCGAGGGCGCCGGAAATGTCGGTGCGCTGATGGCGGGGGGCGTTCTCGTAACTGCTCCCTTGGTCTCTTTTTTCCTTCTCATGCAGAAACACTTCATCCGAGGTCTGGTGCTCGGCCGACACTAG